One window of the Microvirga mediterraneensis genome contains the following:
- a CDS encoding aminopeptidase P family protein, which translates to MAQFQFFDDTTSPAQGPKHIAKLRTEMARRGFDGFIVPRADEHQGEYVPKSAERLSWLTGFTGSAGTAVILQNEAALVVDGRYTVQAAEQVDTSVITPVQLADFTPEDWIADHLPPGGIMAYDPWLHTSDGLKKLEQAVSRAGGKLCPVDLNLVDVIWIDRPAPPQAPVRPHPLEYAGETATEKLERIRKKMAEAKLDALVISDPHNLAWAFNLRGGDVGHTPLPLGYAVLPKEGRASLFFDPAKVTNEAGAAVGDLADFAPIATFQSALDTLGETGGKIRIDSATGAVALIRRIEAAGGTVDVGADPIALMKAVKNEAEIEGSHAAHLRDGVAVARFLAWLDREAPSGKLTEIDVVESLEAFRAETGALKNISFPSISGAGPNAALPHYRVTSSSNRTLEPNQIFLIDSGAQYEDGTTDITRTIIVGKPTDEMKDRFTRVLKGHIAIAQAVFPKGTTGAQIDAFARKPLWDAGLDFDHGTGHGIGSYLSVHEGPQRIAKTGHTPLEVGMMLSNEPGFYKPGAYGIRIENLILVEPRSIPGGDREMMGFETLTFTPIDLRLVEPALMTADEIAWLDAYHAAVREKIGPKLDAETRTWLENATRAIG; encoded by the coding sequence ATGGCTCAGTTCCAGTTCTTCGACGACACGACCTCCCCCGCTCAAGGACCGAAGCACATCGCCAAGCTGCGGACCGAGATGGCCCGTCGCGGCTTCGACGGATTCATCGTTCCCCGCGCCGACGAGCATCAGGGCGAGTACGTGCCGAAGAGCGCAGAGCGTCTGTCGTGGCTCACCGGCTTCACAGGTTCGGCCGGCACCGCCGTGATCCTCCAGAACGAGGCAGCCCTGGTGGTTGACGGGCGCTACACGGTCCAGGCCGCCGAGCAGGTGGACACCTCCGTCATCACGCCGGTGCAGCTGGCCGATTTCACTCCGGAGGACTGGATCGCCGATCACCTGCCGCCGGGCGGCATCATGGCCTATGACCCGTGGCTCCATACTAGCGACGGGCTGAAGAAGCTCGAGCAGGCCGTGAGCCGTGCCGGCGGCAAACTCTGCCCGGTCGATCTCAACCTGGTCGACGTGATCTGGATCGACCGCCCGGCCCCGCCGCAGGCGCCCGTCAGGCCGCACCCGCTCGAATATGCGGGCGAGACGGCCACCGAGAAGCTGGAGCGTATCCGCAAGAAGATGGCGGAGGCGAAGCTCGACGCATTGGTCATCTCCGATCCGCACAATCTCGCCTGGGCCTTCAACCTGCGCGGCGGCGACGTGGGACACACGCCCCTGCCGCTTGGCTATGCGGTCCTTCCCAAGGAAGGCCGCGCGAGCCTCTTTTTCGATCCGGCGAAGGTGACGAACGAGGCCGGTGCGGCGGTGGGCGATCTCGCCGATTTCGCTCCCATCGCAACCTTCCAGAGTGCTCTCGACACCCTGGGCGAGACAGGCGGCAAGATCCGCATCGATTCCGCCACCGGCGCGGTCGCCCTGATCCGGCGGATCGAGGCGGCGGGTGGCACGGTCGATGTGGGAGCCGACCCGATCGCCCTGATGAAGGCCGTCAAGAACGAGGCTGAAATCGAGGGCTCCCATGCGGCGCATCTGCGCGACGGCGTGGCGGTCGCCCGCTTTCTTGCGTGGCTCGACCGCGAGGCCCCTTCGGGCAAGCTCACGGAAATCGACGTCGTCGAGTCTCTGGAGGCCTTCCGGGCCGAGACGGGCGCCTTGAAGAACATCTCCTTCCCGAGCATCTCGGGGGCCGGTCCCAATGCCGCCCTGCCCCATTACCGCGTCACGAGTTCGAGCAACCGCACCCTCGAGCCGAACCAGATCTTCCTGATCGATTCCGGCGCGCAATACGAGGACGGTACGACCGATATCACCCGCACCATTATCGTGGGGAAGCCGACGGACGAGATGAAGGACCGCTTCACCCGCGTTCTCAAGGGCCATATCGCCATCGCGCAGGCCGTGTTCCCGAAAGGCACGACGGGCGCACAGATCGACGCCTTCGCGCGCAAGCCGTTGTGGGACGCCGGCCTCGATTTCGACCACGGCACGGGCCACGGCATCGGCAGCTATCTTTCGGTGCACGAAGGACCGCAGCGCATCGCCAAGACAGGGCATACGCCGCTCGAGGTGGGCATGATGCTCTCCAACGAGCCGGGCTTCTACAAGCCGGGCGCTTACGGCATCCGCATCGAGAACCTGATCCTCGTGGAACCGCGCAGCATCCCCGGTGGCGACCGGGAAATGATGGGCTTCGAGACGCTGACCTTCACGCCCATCGATCTGCGCCTCGTCGAACCCGCCCTGATGACGGCCGACGAGATCGCGTGGCTCGACGCCTATCACGCGGCAGTGCGCGAAAAAATCGGCCCGAAGCTCGATGCCGAGACGCGCACATGGCTGGAGAACGCCACGCGGGCGATCGGTTAA
- a CDS encoding thioesterase family protein, which produces MEKRTPVFFFAPFVSSTMRVEPAWIDYNGHMNMAYYHVLFDRAVEEGFSLVGLGHEYMEKRRASFFAAEIHTTYKRELKLHDQVRVTLQLVDFDEKRIHYYLEIRHANEGWVAAAMEGLSLHVDLETRKVCPFPDEIAANLAVMKTTHARLTRPQALGRIIGIPHKPEFQDALSASGTRH; this is translated from the coding sequence ATGGAGAAGCGGACGCCCGTCTTTTTCTTCGCACCCTTCGTGTCCTCCACGATGCGGGTCGAGCCTGCATGGATCGATTATAACGGCCACATGAACATGGCCTATTACCATGTGCTCTTCGACCGGGCCGTGGAGGAAGGCTTCAGCCTGGTCGGCCTGGGTCACGAATACATGGAGAAGCGCAGGGCATCCTTCTTCGCGGCCGAGATCCACACCACCTACAAGCGCGAACTGAAGCTGCACGACCAGGTGCGGGTAACGCTGCAGCTGGTCGATTTCGACGAAAAGCGGATCCACTACTACCTGGAGATTCGTCACGCCAACGAGGGCTGGGTTGCCGCCGCCATGGAAGGCCTGTCTCTCCATGTAGATCTGGAAACCAGGAAGGTCTGCCCCTTCCCGGACGAGATCGCAGCCAATCTCGCCGTCATGAAGACTACGCATGCCCGGCTGACACGGCCTCAGGCCCTGGGCCGCATCATCGGCATCCCGCACAAACCCGAGTTTCAGGACGCCCTATCGGCCTCAGGCACACGCCATTAG
- a CDS encoding manganese catalase family protein — protein sequence MFFRQKQMAYHAKPERPDPLFAKMLQEPLGGQWGEMSVMMTYLFQGWNCRGPQKYKDMIMDIGTEEIGHVEMLATMIARLLETSPIEQQEEMAKNSVVGAVMGGARVEDAIVAGMNPQQYIVAGLGSRPSDSVGNPWNAAYTIASGNLLADFRFNVTAESLGRLQVARLYNMTNDTGVRDMLSFMLARDTMHQNQWLAAIKELEEDGLETTPVPSNFPQNLEKTEVAYQFLNHSEGVESQQGRWAQGPAPDGKGTFTYVDRPPAYTEDEGQLSPIDPRTYGTPAAPVPPAAAE from the coding sequence ATGTTCTTCCGTCAGAAGCAGATGGCCTATCATGCCAAGCCTGAAAGACCTGATCCGCTCTTCGCCAAGATGCTTCAGGAGCCCCTCGGCGGCCAATGGGGCGAGATGAGCGTGATGATGACCTACCTGTTTCAGGGATGGAATTGCCGCGGTCCGCAGAAGTACAAAGACATGATCATGGATATCGGCACCGAGGAAATCGGCCATGTGGAAATGCTCGCCACCATGATCGCACGCCTGCTCGAAACCTCGCCGATCGAGCAGCAGGAGGAAATGGCCAAGAACTCCGTGGTCGGCGCCGTCATGGGCGGAGCCCGTGTGGAGGATGCGATCGTGGCCGGCATGAATCCCCAGCAATACATCGTGGCGGGCCTCGGCTCCCGCCCGTCGGACAGCGTCGGAAACCCCTGGAACGCGGCCTATACCATCGCGAGCGGCAACCTCCTCGCCGATTTCCGCTTCAACGTCACGGCCGAGAGCCTGGGCCGCCTGCAGGTGGCCCGCCTCTACAACATGACCAACGACACGGGCGTGCGCGACATGCTCTCGTTCATGCTCGCCCGCGATACCATGCACCAGAACCAGTGGCTCGCGGCGATCAAGGAGCTGGAGGAGGACGGCCTGGAAACGACTCCGGTGCCGTCGAACTTCCCGCAGAACCTGGAGAAGACGGAGGTTGCCTACCAATTCCTCAACCATTCGGAAGGTGTGGAGAGCCAGCAGGGCCGTTGGGCGCAGGGTCCCGCGCCGGATGGGAAGGGCACCTTCACTTATGTCGACCGTCCGCCGGCCTACACGGAAGACGAAGGGCAGCTCAGCCCGATCGATCCGCGCACCTACGGCACACCGGCCGCGCCGGTGCCGCCGGCTGCCGCGGAGTGA
- a CDS encoding 50S ribosomal protein L11 methyltransferase, whose product MLEGLHPNRPTHVFRITTDERSARAMTDMIGEIFDPAETAVASFETEDGGPWMLEAYFAHQPDEAAIRSLLRPIVGAEADKGVFLPLEQKDWVKASLEGLKPVRAGRIFVHGSHDRHERRTSDVAIEIEAGLAFGTGHHGTTKGCLLAFVDELKTRTPRHVLDVGTGTGILAFAAAKVLKRPVVAGDIDPEAVRVARENARLNGIGAFMKLYVGPGIRHAEADRAGHFDLVFANILAKPLRMLAPSLARVASPDGTIILSGLLARDVPGVLSTYAHQGWYLQRRYDLDGWAALVLKRGSARPQPRQ is encoded by the coding sequence ATGCTTGAAGGTCTGCACCCCAACCGCCCCACTCACGTGTTCCGCATCACCACGGACGAACGCTCCGCGCGCGCCATGACCGACATGATCGGCGAGATCTTCGATCCGGCCGAGACGGCGGTCGCCTCCTTCGAGACGGAGGATGGCGGGCCCTGGATGCTGGAGGCCTATTTCGCTCACCAGCCCGACGAGGCGGCGATCCGCAGCCTGCTGCGCCCCATCGTCGGCGCGGAGGCGGACAAGGGCGTCTTCCTGCCCCTCGAGCAGAAAGATTGGGTGAAAGCTTCGCTGGAGGGTCTCAAGCCCGTCCGCGCGGGCCGGATCTTCGTCCACGGCTCGCACGACCGTCACGAGCGACGCACGAGCGACGTCGCCATCGAGATCGAGGCAGGCTTGGCCTTCGGCACGGGCCATCATGGCACGACGAAGGGTTGCCTGCTCGCATTCGTGGACGAGTTGAAGACGCGCACGCCTCGCCATGTGCTCGATGTCGGCACCGGAACGGGCATCCTGGCCTTCGCGGCCGCGAAGGTCCTGAAGCGGCCCGTCGTGGCGGGCGATATCGACCCGGAAGCCGTGCGCGTGGCGCGCGAGAATGCGCGGCTGAACGGGATCGGGGCCTTCATGAAGCTGTATGTGGGGCCCGGAATCCGTCATGCGGAAGCGGACCGTGCAGGCCATTTCGACCTGGTCTTTGCCAATATCCTGGCGAAGCCCCTGCGGATGCTCGCGCCGTCGCTGGCGCGCGTGGCAAGCCCGGACGGTACGATCATTCTGTCAGGGCTGCTGGCCCGGGACGTTCCCGGCGTGTTGTCGACCTACGCTCATCAGGGCTGGTACCTGCAGCGGCGCTACGACCTCGACGGATGGGCCGCGCTGGTCCTGAAGCGGGGCAGCGCACGTCCGCAGCCCCGCCAGTAG
- a CDS encoding SAM-dependent methyltransferase — MFPLSHMLKSFIRTGTLKVVDAEGGVHVFGGTKPGPSVTMRLTDRSLYHKLFLNPELHAGEAYMDGRMSFEDGSTLRDFLNLFSMNRSTLANYPLQNVLKRISRTVKRFQQANPVGKAQQNVAHHYDLGNDFYRLFLDKGMQYSCAYFINDDDTLEEAQQNKLRLIASKLQLKPGLKILDIGSGWGDLALYLAAMEDVDVTGVTLSKEQYELSNEKARRAGLSNRVRFELLDYRKAEKKFDRIVSVGMFEHVGVHHYGEFFKKVNALLDDDGLMVLHSIGKMSPPGTASPWLRKYIFPGAYSPALSEVFPVVEQNQLWVTDLEFLRLHYAKTLNHWHRRFEANREKIAAMYDERFCRMFEFYLISAETMFTTGSQLVFHMQLARKRDAAPIVRDYITDTQRLYKAEESERLNVLAPAEKVLQNG, encoded by the coding sequence ATGTTCCCGTTGTCCCATATGCTGAAATCCTTCATTCGCACCGGGACCCTGAAGGTGGTCGATGCGGAGGGCGGCGTGCACGTCTTCGGTGGCACGAAGCCGGGACCGAGCGTCACCATGCGCCTGACGGACCGCTCGCTTTATCACAAGCTCTTCCTCAACCCGGAACTGCATGCGGGCGAAGCCTATATGGACGGGCGCATGAGCTTCGAGGACGGCTCGACCTTGCGGGACTTCCTCAATCTCTTTTCGATGAACCGTTCGACCCTGGCGAACTACCCGCTCCAGAATGTGCTGAAGCGCATCTCACGGACCGTGAAACGCTTCCAGCAGGCGAACCCCGTCGGCAAGGCGCAACAGAACGTGGCGCACCATTACGACCTTGGGAACGACTTCTACAGACTCTTCCTCGACAAGGGCATGCAGTATTCCTGCGCCTATTTCATCAATGATGACGACACGCTGGAGGAGGCGCAGCAGAACAAGCTCCGGCTCATCGCCTCGAAGCTGCAGCTCAAGCCCGGCTTGAAGATTCTCGACATCGGCAGCGGCTGGGGTGATCTCGCCCTCTATCTCGCCGCGATGGAGGACGTGGACGTAACGGGCGTCACGCTGTCGAAGGAGCAGTACGAATTGTCCAACGAAAAGGCCCGTCGCGCGGGCCTCTCGAACCGCGTACGCTTCGAACTTCTCGATTATCGAAAGGCCGAGAAGAAGTTCGACCGCATCGTGTCTGTTGGCATGTTCGAGCATGTGGGCGTTCACCATTACGGCGAGTTCTTCAAGAAGGTCAACGCGCTGCTCGACGATGACGGATTGATGGTGCTGCACTCCATCGGCAAGATGAGCCCGCCCGGCACCGCGAGCCCCTGGCTGCGCAAGTACATCTTCCCGGGCGCATACTCCCCTGCCCTGTCGGAGGTGTTCCCCGTCGTCGAACAGAACCAGTTATGGGTGACGGATCTCGAGTTCCTGCGCCTGCACTATGCCAAGACGCTCAACCATTGGCATCGGCGCTTCGAGGCGAACCGGGAGAAGATCGCCGCGATGTACGACGAACGCTTCTGCCGCATGTTCGAGTTCTATCTCATCAGCGCCGAGACCATGTTCACGACAGGCAGCCAGCTCGTCTTCCATATGCAGCTGGCCCGCAAGCGCGACGCCGCGCCCATCGTGCGCGATTACATCACGGATACCCAGCGCCTCTACAAGGCCGAGGAATCCGAGAGGCTGAACGTGCTCGCCCCTGCGGAGAAGGTCCTGCAGAACGGCTGA
- a CDS encoding SDR family NAD(P)-dependent oxidoreductase, whose translation MPGRLFDKVAIVTGAGTGIGEAIALKFAQEGARLLLVGLPDDPVEDVARTINGAGGFAEIYLGDIAEERHAQAAVEACVSAYGRIDVLVNNAGVFLAVAETQDYPIDKFDETFRSNVRSVFLMTRFALPHLQETHGNIIATGSEAGILGHPKNTPYGGTKAFIHSFIRGVAAEQVPYGVRANCVCPGPIDTAWTHQSTGPMDSELATMITQATPMGRRGTPEEVANVFCFLASDEASFVTGALYMVDGGITISKGPVGTKAASNFKKQPQGKLPTRHSHDGLKNKDYETLT comes from the coding sequence ATGCCCGGACGTCTTTTCGACAAGGTTGCCATCGTGACGGGTGCCGGCACCGGCATCGGCGAAGCCATTGCGCTCAAGTTCGCCCAGGAAGGCGCGCGTCTTCTCCTCGTCGGCCTGCCGGACGATCCGGTCGAGGATGTGGCGCGGACGATCAACGGGGCTGGCGGGTTCGCGGAAATCTACCTCGGCGATATCGCCGAAGAGCGCCATGCCCAGGCGGCCGTCGAAGCCTGCGTGAGCGCCTATGGACGCATCGACGTGCTCGTCAACAACGCGGGCGTGTTTCTCGCCGTCGCCGAGACGCAGGACTATCCCATCGACAAGTTCGACGAGACGTTTCGCTCGAACGTGCGCTCGGTCTTCCTGATGACGAGGTTCGCTTTGCCGCATCTTCAGGAAACGCACGGCAACATCATCGCCACCGGGTCGGAGGCTGGAATTCTCGGCCATCCGAAGAACACACCCTATGGCGGCACGAAGGCCTTCATCCATTCCTTCATCCGGGGTGTCGCGGCGGAGCAGGTGCCTTACGGCGTGCGCGCCAACTGCGTATGTCCCGGCCCCATCGACACCGCCTGGACGCATCAATCCACGGGGCCGATGGATTCGGAACTCGCCACGATGATCACGCAGGCCACGCCCATGGGCCGGCGCGGCACGCCCGAGGAAGTCGCGAACGTGTTCTGCTTCCTGGCCTCGGACGAGGCGAGCTTCGTCACGGGTGCCCTCTATATGGTGGATGGCGGCATCACGATCTCCAAGGGGCCGGTGGGCACGAAGGCTGCATCGAACTTCAAGAAGCAGCCGCAGGGCAAGCTGCCGACGCGCCATTCCCATGACGGCCTGAAGAACAAGGATTACGAGACCCTGACCTGA
- a CDS encoding ATP-dependent helicase, translating into MNHSDNRPDPQDSLAHEPAAGSLSARARAAVAPQSPYLNGLNPEQRAAVEATEGPVLVLAGAGTGKTRVLTTRIAHLIATGKAQPWQILAVTFTNKAAREMRERISHVIGEVAEGMQWLGTFHSIGTKILRRHAELVGLRSDFTILGTDDQLRLMKQVIEAEGIDEKRWPARQLASHIDGWKNRGLGPDQVPAGEAGAFANGKGGRLYRAYQERLKVLNAVDFGDLLLECLRLWREHPDILEQYQNRFRYMLVDEYQDTNVAQYLWLRLLAQARKNLCCVGDDDQSIYGWRGAEVDNILRFEHDFPGATVIRLERNYRSTGHILSAASGLIAKNQGRLGKTLRTEDEPGEKVTITGAWDSEDEARLIGEEIEAFHAKKHPLSEIAILVRISAQMREIEDRLVTLGVPYRVIGGPRFYERAEIRDALAYLRVVNQPADDLAFERIVNTPKRGLGDATIQVLHNHARAARVPLTEAARFIVETDELKPKPRATLRDLLISFGRWSKLSETMTQSEVAQTVLEESGYTDMWQKDKSADAAGRLENLKELVRSMEEFPDLQSFLEHVSLVMEANESDTAERVSLMTLHAAKGLEFDTVFLPGWEEGLFPNQRALDESGRAGLEEERRLAHVGLTRARRRAKIYFASNRRIHGLWNSTVPSRFVDDLPETNVEIVEAPANFSYGGYGGGSRFDRMQPFSGSSYQTPGWQRAQAHRASSEDGGYSARRSGDRRGPMLIEGELVAKSTGGSGFAVGGRVLHTKFGPGTIEAVDGNKLTVEFDKAGRKMVLDSFVEALG; encoded by the coding sequence ATGAATCACTCCGATAACCGCCCCGACCCGCAGGACAGCCTCGCTCACGAACCGGCAGCCGGCTCCTTGAGCGCCCGCGCCCGTGCGGCCGTCGCGCCGCAATCGCCCTATTTGAACGGGCTGAACCCGGAGCAGCGCGCCGCCGTCGAAGCCACGGAAGGACCCGTTCTGGTGCTGGCGGGCGCCGGCACCGGCAAGACCCGCGTGCTGACCACCCGGATCGCGCACCTGATTGCCACCGGTAAGGCCCAGCCGTGGCAAATCCTCGCCGTGACCTTCACGAACAAGGCGGCGCGGGAAATGCGCGAACGCATCAGCCATGTTATCGGTGAGGTGGCCGAGGGCATGCAATGGCTCGGCACCTTCCACTCCATCGGCACCAAGATCCTGCGCCGCCATGCGGAGCTGGTCGGTCTGCGCTCCGACTTCACCATTCTCGGCACGGACGATCAGCTGCGCCTGATGAAGCAGGTGATCGAGGCGGAGGGGATCGACGAAAAGCGGTGGCCCGCGCGCCAGCTCGCATCCCATATCGACGGCTGGAAGAACCGGGGGCTGGGACCCGACCAGGTGCCGGCCGGTGAAGCCGGCGCCTTCGCGAACGGCAAGGGCGGGCGGCTCTACCGCGCCTACCAGGAGCGGCTGAAGGTCCTCAACGCGGTCGATTTCGGAGACCTCCTGCTCGAATGCCTGCGCCTGTGGCGCGAGCATCCGGACATCCTGGAACAGTACCAGAACCGGTTCCGCTACATGCTGGTGGACGAGTACCAGGACACCAACGTCGCCCAGTATCTCTGGCTGAGGCTGCTCGCCCAGGCGCGCAAGAACCTGTGCTGCGTCGGCGACGACGACCAGTCGATCTATGGCTGGCGCGGTGCCGAGGTCGACAACATCCTGCGCTTCGAACACGACTTCCCCGGCGCGACCGTGATCCGCCTGGAGCGCAATTATCGCTCCACCGGTCACATCCTCTCCGCCGCCTCCGGCCTCATCGCCAAGAACCAGGGCCGGCTCGGCAAGACCCTGCGAACGGAGGACGAGCCGGGCGAAAAGGTGACGATCACCGGCGCCTGGGATTCCGAAGACGAAGCCCGCCTCATCGGCGAGGAGATCGAGGCTTTTCACGCCAAGAAGCACCCTCTCTCCGAGATCGCCATCCTGGTGCGCATCTCGGCCCAGATGCGCGAGATCGAAGACCGGCTGGTGACGCTCGGCGTGCCCTACCGCGTCATCGGCGGCCCACGCTTCTACGAGCGCGCGGAAATCCGCGATGCCCTGGCCTATCTTCGCGTCGTCAACCAGCCGGCGGACGATCTCGCCTTCGAGCGGATCGTGAACACGCCCAAGCGCGGCCTGGGCGATGCCACGATCCAGGTGCTGCACAACCACGCCCGCGCGGCCCGCGTCCCTTTGACGGAAGCCGCGCGCTTCATCGTCGAGACCGACGAGCTGAAGCCCAAACCCCGCGCCACGCTGCGCGATCTCCTGATCTCCTTCGGCCGCTGGTCGAAGCTCTCCGAGACCATGACGCAGTCGGAGGTCGCGCAGACCGTGCTTGAGGAATCCGGCTACACCGACATGTGGCAGAAGGACAAATCGGCCGATGCTGCGGGACGCCTGGAGAACCTCAAGGAACTCGTGCGCTCCATGGAGGAGTTCCCCGATCTGCAGAGCTTCCTCGAGCATGTATCCCTGGTCATGGAGGCCAACGAAAGCGACACGGCCGAGCGCGTGAGCCTCATGACGCTTCATGCGGCCAAGGGCCTGGAATTCGACACGGTCTTCCTGCCCGGATGGGAGGAAGGCCTGTTCCCGAACCAGCGCGCGCTCGACGAGAGCGGCCGCGCCGGCCTCGAGGAAGAGCGTCGCCTCGCACATGTGGGCCTCACCCGCGCGCGACGCCGGGCCAAGATCTACTTCGCCTCCAACCGTCGCATCCACGGCCTGTGGAACTCGACCGTTCCGAGCCGCTTCGTCGACGACCTTCCCGAGACCAACGTGGAGATCGTCGAAGCGCCGGCGAACTTCTCCTATGGCGGCTATGGCGGTGGATCCCGCTTCGACCGCATGCAGCCGTTCAGCGGCTCCTCCTACCAGACGCCCGGCTGGCAGCGCGCCCAGGCGCATCGCGCCTCAAGCGAAGACGGCGGCTATTCCGCCCGCCGCTCGGGCGACAGGCGCGGGCCGATGCTGATCGAGGGCGAGTTGGTGGCCAAATCCACCGGCGGCTCGGGCTTCGCCGTGGGAGGACGCGTCCTCCACACCAAGTTCGGCCCGGGAACCATCGAGGCTGTGGACGGCAACAAGCTCACCGTCGAGTTCGACAAGGCGGGCCGGAAGATGGTGCTGGACAGCTTCGTCGAGGCCTTGGGATAA
- a CDS encoding FAD-binding oxidoreductase — protein sequence MNATQANARLKTTDAAIAALTSELSQHFGDRVATSAAVREQHGHTLTWVKNQPPDIVVYPRTTGEVSEIVKLCAAHGVPVIPYGTGTSLEGHINAPYGGVTIDLSLMKRIIAVHDEDLDCVVEAGVTRKELNEYLRDKGLFFPIDPGADASIGGMVATRASGTNAVRYGTMKDVVLALTVVLPNGEIVKTASRAKKSSAGYDLTRLMIGSEGTLGIVTEITLKLHGIPEAISAGICPFPSVKAACDAVIMTIQTGIPVARIELLDEVQVRAVNLHSKLTLPESPLLLLEFHGSEAGVQEQAERFGEIATEFGGGPFEWATKPEDRSRLWQARHDAYWAAKGLRPGAQSVATDVCVPISRLAECVDATKQDILESGLVAPIVGHVGDGNFHVQPLVNADDPAEVEACEAFVDRLVRRAVAMEGTCTGEHGVGQKKMKYLEVEHGPAALDLMRVLKQAIDPHNIMNPGKIVVL from the coding sequence ATGAATGCCACGCAAGCGAATGCCCGCCTGAAAACGACGGATGCCGCCATTGCCGCCCTGACGAGCGAACTGTCGCAGCATTTCGGCGACCGGGTCGCGACCTCGGCTGCCGTGCGGGAGCAGCATGGGCATACCCTGACCTGGGTGAAGAACCAGCCGCCGGACATCGTGGTCTATCCGCGGACGACGGGAGAAGTGTCGGAGATCGTCAAACTCTGCGCTGCTCATGGGGTTCCGGTCATTCCCTATGGAACCGGCACATCGCTGGAAGGGCATATCAATGCGCCGTACGGTGGAGTTACCATCGATCTCAGCCTGATGAAGCGCATCATCGCCGTCCACGACGAGGATCTGGACTGCGTGGTTGAGGCAGGGGTGACCCGCAAGGAGCTGAACGAGTATCTTCGCGACAAGGGCCTGTTCTTCCCCATCGATCCGGGCGCGGATGCCTCCATCGGCGGCATGGTCGCGACCAGGGCCTCCGGCACCAACGCGGTCCGCTACGGAACCATGAAGGACGTGGTCCTGGCCCTGACCGTCGTGCTGCCCAACGGCGAGATCGTGAAGACGGCGAGCCGAGCCAAGAAGAGCTCGGCGGGTTACGACCTGACCCGGCTTATGATCGGTTCGGAGGGAACGCTCGGGATCGTCACCGAGATCACCCTGAAGCTCCATGGGATCCCGGAGGCGATTTCGGCCGGGATCTGCCCATTCCCCTCGGTTAAGGCAGCCTGCGACGCGGTGATCATGACGATCCAGACCGGCATCCCGGTGGCGCGCATCGAGCTGCTCGACGAAGTCCAAGTGCGGGCGGTCAACCTTCACTCCAAGCTGACCCTGCCGGAGAGCCCGCTGCTGCTGTTGGAATTCCACGGTTCCGAGGCGGGCGTGCAGGAGCAGGCGGAGCGCTTCGGCGAGATCGCGACCGAGTTCGGCGGCGGGCCGTTCGAATGGGCGACGAAGCCCGAGGACCGCTCGCGCCTCTGGCAGGCCCGGCACGATGCCTATTGGGCGGCCAAGGGCCTGCGGCCGGGCGCCCAATCGGTGGCGACCGACGTCTGCGTGCCGATCTCCCGCCTGGCCGAATGCGTTGACGCCACCAAGCAGGACATCCTGGAAAGCGGCCTCGTGGCGCCCATCGTAGGCCATGTGGGCGATGGCAATTTCCACGTCCAGCCGCTGGTGAACGCGGACGATCCGGCCGAGGTCGAAGCCTGCGAGGCCTTCGTCGACCGGCTGGTGCGCCGGGCGGTCGCCATGGAGGGGACCTGCACGGGCGAGCATGGCGTAGGCCAGAAGAAGATGAAGTACCTGGAAGTGGAGCATGGGCCGGCCGCGCTCGACCTCATGCGCGTCTTGAAACAGGCCATCGATCCCCACAACATCATGAACCCGGGCAAGATCGTCGTGCTGTGA